In Thermoanaerobacterium xylanolyticum LX-11, the genomic window GCATTTTTTCAGTTGAATTTGATTGATAAAACAGAAATGCAAAAAATGAGGAACTTTGATGTGATTTTTTGCAGGAATGTTCTTATTTACTTTGATGATATATCTCGTAGACAAGTGGCAAATTATTTTTATGAAGCTCTTTTAGATGGAGGATATATATTTTTAGGTCATTCAGAGTCCATGAGTCGTATTACACCTATATTTAAATTACGGAAATATAAAAATGCTTATATATATACAAAATAAATTATTTATATTTTAGTCTGATTAAGCAGTGCGGTTACAATTTGATTGCACTGCATAATTATATTATTTTTATGGTCGATAGATGGTTCTATCGTTAGTATAATTTAAGGTTTTATTCGAAGTATTTTGTGCTTGATTGATTAAACTTCATTTATTATGAGTTTAAATCAGTAAGAAAGGATGAACTGTTGTACCATATGGAAGTAAAATCTAATGATAAATATTATTATGATTATTTAACTAATCTCCCTAATAGATATTTTCTCTATGATTATTATAAACAAGATGCTAATAAGTTTATATTTGTTCTTTTTGATTTTGATAATTTAACATACATAAATAATTCTTATGGACATCTTTTTGGTAATAAAGTATCAGTTAAAATAAGTAAGGTACTGACTGAAACAGTAAAAGAAAGTGGAAAGATTTTTAAATTCGATGGCGATGAGTTCATTGTTGTTTTTCACAGTAATTTTGACAAAACAATAAATATTGTAGAAGATGTTACACAAAAGTTTAATTATTTTTTTAAAGTTGAAGGTAAAGATATTTTGACAACAGTAAACGCTGGAATTTATATACCAAAGTCGGGAGAACATATTGATGATATAATAAGAAAAGCAAATGTTGCAATGCTTAAAGCTAAAATGCTAGGAAAATCAAAATATATCGTTTTTGATAAAGTTACAGAGGATAATACACTAAAAAAAACCGGGATGATCGTAGATATCAAAAAAGCAATGTTAAACAATGAATTTTACCTTTTATTTCAGCCTATTTATAATTTGAAAGAAAATAGAATGGAAGAAGTTGAAGCTCTTGTAAGATGGAAAAATAAGAAATATGGAGATATCTCTCCGTCCCAATTCATTGCGGTTATTGAAGAAAGTGGTTTCATTAAAGAATTTGGCATTTTGGTTATTGAAGATGTTTTTAAACAGATAAATTATTGGCAAAATAGAGGAATTGCACTTAAAGTTAACATTAATGTTTCTCCTCTTCAACTTAAAGAGGATGATTTTTTATTTAAATTTGAACAACTTATTAGTAAATACAATACAGCATTAAATCTTGTTGGAATGGAGTTTACTGAAACTCAAATATTGAATATTAATAAACAAGAGATAAATAAAATAAAAGAATTGTTGAGAAGAGGAATAAAGATTTCATTAGATGATTTTGGAGTAGGATATTCTTCATTGATAAACATGATAGAGTTTCCTATAAGTACTATCAAAATAGATAAGAGTCTTATTGACAGGATTAATGAAAATAAAGTGAAAACTT contains:
- a CDS encoding putative bifunctional diguanylate cyclase/phosphodiesterase; the encoded protein is MEVKSNDKYYYDYLTNLPNRYFLYDYYKQDANKFIFVLFDFDNLTYINNSYGHLFGNKVSVKISKVLTETVKESGKIFKFDGDEFIVVFHSNFDKTINIVEDVTQKFNYFFKVEGKDILTTVNAGIYIPKSGEHIDDIIRKANVAMLKAKMLGKSKYIVFDKVTEDNTLKKTGMIVDIKKAMLNNEFYLLFQPIYNLKENRMEEVEALVRWKNKKYGDISPSQFIAVIEESGFIKEFGILVIEDVFKQINYWQNRGIALKVNINVSPLQLKEDDFLFKFEQLISKYNTALNLVGMEFTETQILNINKQEINKIKELLRRGIKISLDDFGVGYSSLINMIEFPISTIKIDKSLIDRINENKVKTLIKGILHISKEMNYEVIAEGVETKEQLGMLKEWGCDKIQGYYISKPKTSKEIELMFNNN